Proteins from a single region of Streptomyces glaucescens:
- a CDS encoding HAD-IA family hydrolase — protein sequence MKISAQALLFDNDGTLVSSLESVERCWTRWAGEYGITAERFRRVALHGRPAAEIAADLLPAEVVPEAVARIEQLEVDDVPGGVRLLPGTRDFLAALPADRWAVVTSATRRLAEARLHAVGILPKTLIAADDITRGKPDPEPYLLGARALGADPAACVVFEDAPAGLAAGRAAGMTTVALATTHPADALDADLVVRDLSALSLLVTDGSVEIAVRD from the coding sequence ATGAAGATCAGCGCACAGGCACTCCTGTTCGACAACGACGGCACGCTCGTCTCCTCCCTGGAATCCGTGGAGCGCTGCTGGACGAGGTGGGCGGGGGAGTACGGCATCACGGCGGAGCGGTTCCGCCGGGTCGCCCTGCACGGGCGCCCGGCCGCCGAGATAGCCGCCGACCTGCTGCCCGCTGAGGTGGTGCCGGAGGCCGTCGCCCGCATCGAGCAGCTGGAGGTCGACGACGTGCCCGGCGGCGTACGGCTGCTGCCCGGTACCCGGGACTTCCTCGCCGCGCTCCCCGCCGACCGCTGGGCCGTCGTCACCTCGGCCACCCGCCGGCTCGCCGAGGCCCGCCTCCACGCCGTCGGCATCCTGCCCAAGACCCTGATCGCCGCCGACGACATCACCCGCGGCAAGCCCGATCCCGAGCCCTATCTGCTGGGCGCCCGCGCCCTGGGTGCAGACCCGGCCGCCTGCGTCGTCTTCGAGGACGCCCCCGCCGGGCTCGCCGCGGGCCGCGCCGCCGGGATGACCACCGTGGCCTTGGCCACAACCCACCCCGCCGACGCCCTCGACGCCGACCTGGTGGTCCGGGACCTGTCGGCCCTGTCGCTCCTGGTCACCGACGGGTCGGTGGAGATCGCCGTACGGGACTGA
- a CDS encoding GNAT family N-acetyltransferase, which produces MTSTFPNISISTERLVLRPFEEPDTEAFAEMMNDELVVAWTSVPHPCTEADARDWITATAPAERTEGRGIVFAVTEFLTQRLVGVVQLRNTDWRVRSSELAYVVAPWARGEGYASEAALATAQWVFNDQKFERLELRTAADNTAAQQVAQKIGCISEGVLRGAWIARARTEAGWTDVRTDVIVWSLLPEDLAGVAEELADTGGFAAYSDWN; this is translated from the coding sequence ATGACGAGCACCTTCCCCAACATCTCCATCAGCACGGAGCGGTTGGTCCTGCGCCCCTTCGAGGAGCCGGACACCGAGGCCTTCGCCGAGATGATGAACGACGAACTCGTCGTCGCCTGGACCTCCGTACCGCACCCCTGCACCGAGGCCGACGCCCGCGACTGGATCACCGCGACCGCCCCCGCCGAACGCACCGAGGGCCGCGGCATCGTCTTCGCCGTCACCGAGTTCCTGACCCAGCGTCTGGTCGGCGTCGTCCAGCTGCGCAACACCGACTGGCGGGTCCGCTCCAGCGAACTCGCCTACGTCGTCGCCCCCTGGGCCCGCGGCGAGGGCTACGCCTCCGAAGCCGCCCTGGCCACCGCCCAGTGGGTCTTCAACGACCAGAAGTTCGAACGCCTGGAACTGCGCACGGCCGCCGACAACACCGCCGCCCAGCAGGTCGCCCAGAAAATCGGCTGCATCAGCGAGGGCGTCCTGCGCGGCGCCTGGATAGCGCGCGCCCGCACCGAGGCCGGGTGGACCGACGTACGCACCGACGTGATCGTCTGGAGCCTGCTCCCGGAGGACCTGGCCGGCGTCGCCGAGGAACTGGCCGACACCGGAGGTTTCGCGGCGTACTCCGATTGGAACTGA
- the cbiE gene encoding precorrin-6y C5,15-methyltransferase (decarboxylating) subunit CbiE, whose protein sequence is MADRVTVIGWDGSPLTDAARAALGAATLVAGAPHHLALPEVPPAAERVRLGSVTLAARRIAAHRGTAVVFADGDPGFFGVVRTLRAPEFGLEVEVVPAVSSVAAAFARAGMPWDDAHVVVAHPRTLRRAVNVCRAHTKVAVLTAPGAGPAELGLLLDGVHRTFVICEELGTEREQVTVVTSDKAADHTWRDPNVVIVIGGPAGTEGGGWIAGRDPAAGPRGWTLPAEVYGTGPGQETALGEGETEPLRAAQLARLGPRPGDLVWDIGSGSGAFAVEAARAGAAVIAVDRDPAACARADAAARRFGVQLQVVHGTAPHALENLPEPDVVRIGGGGAAVVSAVADRRPQRIVTHAGTRDAAELVGRDLTEHGYRVQCALLQSVELDTRHWTETERSVAFLLSGVLPDRAP, encoded by the coding sequence ATGGCCGACCGGGTCACGGTGATCGGCTGGGACGGTTCTCCGCTGACCGACGCGGCACGCGCCGCGCTCGGCGCCGCCACCCTGGTGGCCGGCGCACCCCACCACCTCGCCCTGCCCGAGGTACCGCCCGCCGCGGAGCGCGTCCGCCTCGGCAGCGTCACCCTCGCCGCCCGCCGCATCGCCGCCCACCGCGGCACGGCCGTGGTGTTCGCCGACGGCGACCCCGGCTTCTTCGGCGTCGTGCGGACCCTGCGCGCGCCCGAGTTCGGCCTGGAGGTCGAAGTCGTCCCCGCGGTCTCCTCCGTCGCCGCCGCCTTCGCCCGCGCCGGCATGCCCTGGGACGACGCCCACGTGGTCGTCGCACACCCCCGCACCCTGCGCCGCGCGGTCAACGTATGCCGCGCCCACACCAAGGTGGCCGTCCTCACCGCCCCGGGGGCGGGCCCCGCCGAACTCGGCCTGCTGCTGGACGGCGTCCACCGCACCTTCGTCATCTGCGAGGAACTGGGCACCGAACGGGAACAGGTCACCGTCGTCACCTCCGACAAGGCCGCCGACCACACCTGGCGCGACCCGAACGTCGTCATCGTCATCGGCGGACCCGCCGGCACGGAGGGCGGCGGCTGGATCGCCGGCCGCGACCCGGCGGCCGGTCCCCGCGGCTGGACCCTGCCCGCCGAGGTCTACGGCACCGGGCCCGGCCAGGAGACCGCCCTCGGCGAGGGCGAGACCGAACCGCTGCGCGCCGCCCAGCTCGCCCGCCTCGGTCCCCGCCCGGGCGACCTCGTGTGGGACATCGGATCCGGCTCCGGCGCCTTCGCCGTCGAGGCCGCCCGGGCCGGCGCCGCCGTCATCGCCGTCGACCGGGACCCCGCCGCCTGCGCCCGCGCCGACGCCGCGGCCCGCCGCTTCGGCGTCCAGCTCCAGGTCGTCCACGGCACCGCCCCGCACGCGCTGGAGAACCTGCCGGAACCGGACGTCGTCCGGATCGGCGGCGGGGGAGCGGCCGTGGTGTCCGCGGTCGCCGACCGCCGCCCGCAGCGCATCGTCACCCACGCCGGCACCCGCGACGCCGCCGAACTCGTCGGCCGCGACCTGACGGAGCACGGCTACCGCGTCCAGTGCGCCCTGCTGCAGTCCGTGGAACTCGACACCCGCCACTGGACGGAGACGGAGCGGAGCGTGGCGTTCCTGCTCAGCGGGGTTCTCCCGGACCGCGCCCCGTGA
- a CDS encoding MetQ/NlpA family ABC transporter substrate-binding protein — MRNTAKITTAVLAAGALTFGLTACGSSDSGSGSDGPLVVAASPTPHAEILNYVRDNLAKDAGLELEVREFTDYVTPNTATEDGSVDANYFQNQPYLDDFNKKNGTHIVPVVTVHLEPLGLYSHKVKSADDLKSGATIAVPNDTVNEARALKLLADNGLITLKDGVGNEATPADITKNPKQLKFKELEAAQTPRSLDDVDAAVVNGNYAIEADLKPAEDALVLESAENNPYGNFLAVKEGSEKDPRVKKLAELLTSPEVKKFIEDEYAGSVVASF; from the coding sequence GTGCGTAACACCGCCAAGATCACCACCGCCGTCCTCGCCGCCGGAGCCCTCACCTTCGGGCTCACCGCCTGCGGTTCCTCCGACTCCGGCTCCGGCTCCGACGGCCCCCTGGTCGTCGCCGCCAGCCCCACCCCGCACGCCGAGATCCTGAACTACGTCCGGGACAACCTCGCCAAGGACGCGGGCCTGGAGCTGGAGGTCCGGGAGTTCACCGACTACGTGACGCCGAACACGGCCACGGAGGACGGCTCCGTCGACGCCAACTACTTCCAGAACCAGCCGTACCTCGACGACTTCAACAAGAAGAACGGCACCCACATCGTGCCCGTCGTCACGGTCCACCTGGAGCCGCTCGGCCTGTACTCCCACAAGGTCAAGAGCGCCGACGACCTCAAGAGCGGTGCCACCATCGCCGTCCCCAACGACACCGTCAACGAGGCGCGCGCCCTCAAGCTGCTCGCCGACAACGGTCTGATCACCCTCAAGGACGGCGTGGGCAACGAGGCGACCCCCGCGGACATCACCAAGAACCCCAAGCAGCTCAAGTTCAAGGAGCTGGAGGCGGCCCAGACCCCGCGCTCCCTGGACGACGTGGACGCCGCCGTCGTCAACGGCAACTACGCCATCGAGGCCGACCTCAAGCCCGCCGAGGACGCGCTCGTGCTGGAGTCCGCCGAGAACAACCCGTACGGCAACTTCCTCGCCGTCAAGGAGGGCAGCGAGAAGGACCCGCGCGTGAAGAAGCTCGCCGAGCTGCTCACCTCCCCCGAGGTGAAGAAGTTCATCGAGGACGAGTACGCCGGATCGGTCGTCGCCTCCTTCTGA
- a CDS encoding methionine ABC transporter ATP-binding protein, with protein sequence MITTSGLTKVYRSRGREVTALDGVDLHVREGEVYGVIGQSGAGKSSLIRCVNLLERPTAGTVTVAGQDLTALAGRGPRAGRELRQARSRIGMVFQHFNLLSSRTVQDNVELPLEILGTSGKDRSRKALELLDLVGLADKAKAYPAQLSGGQKQRVGIARALAGDPKVLLSDEATSALDPETTRSILQLLRDLNRQLGLTVLLITHEMDVVKSICDSAALMERGRIVESGTVSELLATPGSQLAAALFPVGGEASADDRTVLDVTFHGEAATQPVISQLARTYNIDISILGAAIDTVGGLQVGRMRIELPGRYEDNVVPVGFLREHGLQVDVVGAEQPALVKEGAK encoded by the coding sequence GTGATCACCACATCGGGCCTGACCAAGGTCTACCGCTCACGCGGCCGCGAGGTCACCGCCCTCGACGGCGTCGACCTGCACGTCCGCGAAGGCGAGGTGTACGGCGTCATCGGCCAGTCCGGCGCCGGCAAGTCCTCGCTCATCCGCTGCGTCAACCTCCTGGAGCGCCCCACCGCCGGCACGGTCACCGTCGCCGGGCAGGACCTCACCGCGCTCGCCGGCCGCGGCCCCCGCGCCGGCCGTGAGCTGCGGCAGGCGCGCAGCCGGATCGGCATGGTCTTCCAGCACTTCAACCTGCTGTCCTCGCGGACCGTCCAGGACAACGTGGAGCTGCCGCTGGAGATCCTCGGCACGTCCGGCAAGGACCGGTCCCGCAAGGCCCTCGAACTCCTCGACCTCGTCGGCCTCGCCGACAAGGCCAAGGCCTACCCCGCCCAGCTCTCCGGCGGCCAGAAGCAGCGCGTCGGCATCGCCCGCGCCCTGGCCGGCGACCCCAAGGTGCTGCTCTCCGACGAGGCCACCAGCGCCCTCGACCCGGAGACCACCCGCTCCATCCTCCAGCTGCTGCGCGACCTCAACCGGCAACTGGGCCTGACCGTCCTGCTCATCACCCACGAGATGGACGTCGTGAAGTCGATCTGCGACTCGGCCGCGCTGATGGAACGGGGCCGCATCGTGGAGTCCGGCACGGTCAGCGAACTGCTCGCCACCCCCGGCTCCCAGCTCGCCGCCGCGCTGTTCCCCGTCGGCGGCGAGGCCTCCGCCGACGACCGGACCGTCCTCGACGTCACCTTCCACGGCGAGGCCGCCACCCAGCCGGTCATCTCCCAGCTCGCCCGCACCTACAACATCGACATCTCCATCCTCGGCGCGGCCATCGACACCGTAGGCGGCCTCCAGGTCGGCCGGATGCGCATCGAGCTGCCCGGCCGCTACGAGGACAACGTCGTGCCCGTCGGCTTCCTGCGCGAGCACGGCCTGCAGGTCGACGTCGTCGGCGCGGAGCAGCCCGCCCTGGTGAAGGAAGGTGCCAAGTGA
- a CDS encoding methionine ABC transporter permease — protein sequence MTWSEMQPLLEQACTETLIMVGWSTLIAVVAGLPLGVLLVLTDKGGLLENTVVNKVIGQVVNIGRSMPFIILMVALMNFTRWITGTTIGSYAAIVPLAIGGIPFFARLVETAVREVDHGLVEAVQSMGGNTWTIVRKVLVPEALPSLIASTTTTVIALIGYSAMAGTVGGGGLGDLAVRYGFQRFETGLMWVTVAVLAVVISLIQFAGDYAARAVHRRGARSGPGPRLRLLKAKEPAAADIGKVA from the coding sequence GTGACCTGGTCCGAGATGCAGCCGCTGCTGGAGCAGGCCTGTACCGAGACGCTGATCATGGTCGGCTGGTCGACCCTGATCGCCGTGGTCGCCGGGCTGCCGCTGGGCGTCCTGCTGGTCCTCACCGACAAGGGCGGACTGCTCGAGAACACCGTGGTGAACAAGGTCATCGGGCAGGTCGTGAACATCGGCCGCTCGATGCCGTTCATCATCCTGATGGTCGCCCTGATGAACTTCACCCGCTGGATCACCGGCACGACCATCGGCAGCTACGCCGCGATCGTGCCGCTCGCCATCGGCGGCATCCCGTTCTTCGCCCGGCTCGTCGAGACCGCCGTGCGCGAGGTGGACCACGGGCTGGTCGAGGCCGTGCAGTCGATGGGCGGCAACACCTGGACCATCGTCCGCAAGGTGCTGGTCCCCGAGGCCCTGCCCTCCCTGATCGCCAGCACCACCACCACGGTCATCGCCCTCATCGGCTACTCCGCCATGGCCGGCACGGTCGGCGGCGGTGGCCTCGGCGACCTCGCGGTCCGCTACGGCTTCCAGCGCTTCGAGACCGGGCTGATGTGGGTCACCGTGGCGGTCCTCGCCGTGGTGATCTCCCTCATCCAGTTCGCCGGCGACTACGCGGCCCGCGCCGTGCACCGCCGCGGCGCCCGCTCCGGCCCCGGCCCGAGGCTCCGCCTGCTCAAGGCGAAGGAGCCGGCGGCGGCCGACATCGGCAAGGTCGCGTGA
- the cobA gene encoding uroporphyrinogen-III C-methyltransferase codes for MAEHPAYPVGLRLTGRRVVVLGGGQVAQRRLPALIAAGADIRLVSPEATPSVEAMADAGEITWERRPYADGDLADAWYALIATSDTEANRAASAEAERHRVWCVRSDDADAATAWTPATGHSEGVTVAVLTTDRRSRDPRHTAAVRDAVVEGLRDGTLVAPHHRTRTPGVALVGGGPGDPDLITVRGRRLLAEADVVIADRLGPRDLLAELPPHVEVIDAAKIPYGRFMAQEAINNALIEHAKQGKSVVRLKGGDPYVFGRGMEELQALAEAGIPCTVVPGISSSISVPGAAGIPVTHRGVAHEFTVVSGHVAPDDERSLVDWPSLARLTGTLVVLMGVDKIGKIAETLIAHGKSPLTPVALVQEGTTAAQRRVDATLATVAETVRAQEVRPPAVIVIGEVVGVGPAPSA; via the coding sequence ATGGCCGAACACCCCGCCTATCCCGTAGGCCTCCGCCTGACCGGCCGCCGGGTCGTCGTCCTCGGCGGCGGCCAGGTCGCCCAGCGCCGTCTCCCGGCCCTGATCGCGGCGGGCGCCGACATCCGCCTCGTCTCCCCCGAGGCCACCCCCTCCGTGGAGGCGATGGCCGACGCGGGCGAGATCACCTGGGAGCGGCGCCCGTACGCCGACGGCGACCTCGCCGACGCCTGGTACGCCCTGATCGCCACCAGCGACACCGAGGCCAACCGGGCCGCGTCCGCCGAGGCGGAACGCCACCGGGTGTGGTGCGTGCGCTCCGACGACGCGGACGCCGCCACCGCCTGGACGCCGGCCACGGGCCACAGCGAGGGCGTCACGGTCGCGGTCCTCACCACCGACCGCAGGTCCCGCGATCCCCGCCACACCGCCGCCGTGCGCGACGCGGTGGTGGAGGGACTGCGCGACGGCACCCTCGTCGCCCCGCACCACCGCACCCGCACCCCGGGCGTCGCCCTGGTCGGCGGCGGGCCCGGCGACCCGGACCTGATCACGGTCCGCGGCCGGCGCCTGCTCGCGGAGGCGGACGTGGTCATCGCCGACCGCCTCGGTCCGCGCGACCTCCTCGCGGAGCTGCCCCCGCACGTCGAGGTGATCGACGCGGCGAAGATCCCGTACGGCCGTTTCATGGCGCAGGAGGCCATCAACAACGCGCTCATCGAGCACGCCAAGCAGGGCAAGTCGGTCGTCCGGCTGAAGGGCGGCGACCCGTACGTGTTCGGCCGCGGCATGGAGGAACTCCAGGCACTCGCCGAGGCGGGCATCCCCTGCACGGTCGTCCCCGGCATCTCCAGCTCGATCTCGGTCCCGGGCGCGGCGGGCATCCCGGTCACCCACCGGGGCGTCGCCCACGAGTTCACGGTGGTCAGCGGCCATGTCGCCCCGGACGACGAGCGCTCGCTGGTCGACTGGCCGTCGCTCGCCAGGCTCACCGGCACGCTGGTGGTCCTCATGGGCGTCGACAAGATCGGCAAGATCGCCGAGACCCTGATCGCGCACGGCAAGTCCCCGCTGACCCCGGTCGCCCTGGTGCAGGAGGGCACGACGGCGGCCCAGCGCCGGGTCGACGCCACCCTGGCCACGGTCGCCGAGACGGTCCGTGCCCAGGAGGTCAGGCCGCCCGCGGTGATCGTCATCGGAGAGGTCGTCGGCGTCGGCCCCGCCCCCTCGGCGTAG
- the cobT gene encoding nicotinate-nucleotide--dimethylbenzimidazole phosphoribosyltransferase, which yields MTDTGQVPGEGQPENAGMVEQPGVAAPGAYTYLSETPAEDEDLLLPGAQGAWGNEVPPPAPEPVVEAVHEPGPHELGGRDSGSVDLGGVRLPNHTPPTAPTTPIPPITPRRPLHLGPPIPDASASPVRSLADRGPAGAPVRQPGPATTGPEYLDAPQVAAPQVAAPWGAQAPAPAAPEAAPESAPVEAAAPAAPLPEPADAAQATMARLATQAAVPPAQEAAAPATAPEAAHLPGTGTQVPDTAPHAEAPEAAEGAAPPAADGSQPATDPTAGTPAVAAPAGDAGAASAVAPVAEAGGEDPAAAPVADAAAEAPAAVAEDAAEAPAPAAVADDAGQVPAEAGADQAAAATPVPADTDQAPAAAPLPAEAPQGADAVPAEQALAAAEGDVPVEQTAPVAEGDVPAEQPLVAAEGAVPAVEAEQPLPQPAEPVQPQPAEPVQGPVAVPVQDQGPDAPSEAAPAPESVPAPEATPAPEAAQETAAPERQAAPEAPGAPETAAPAAVQTPEAPETAGTAGTETHQAPAQAVAEQAPVTADEPFAPEATPQVHEGQEAPEAVVPGAAQAPQPVTPEAAPTPEPTATETSETSETSEVPEAAEAVAPVAPAPQAPTAALAAEAVPTPAPQPADAAPQPAPEQPTPAGAADVTAGSAAPAPDDRPAAHPEAPATEEPATEAPAPAAEAPATDPAPDVPVAGVPVAAAPPAEAPAPGPQPVPDSAPAPAEDGPAPQQPLGRLVPVDGTVPGAPTPPHGAVAVPDGQAAVPPQPQPQPAVTVPAPREAEPVPAPAAAEADAALVQQADDLDTRGAGQEDQEAEGTAPVAEARQSTGPAAPAYDDAEREAVLKVMRERRDIRNGFRSDPIPHEVLLRVLEAAHTAPSVGHSQPWDFVVIRSAETRRTMHELAMRQREAYAKSLPKGRAKQFKELKIEAILDTPVNIVVTADPTRGGRHTLGRHTQPQMAPYSAALAVENLWLAARAEGLGVGWVSFFDEREMVRALDLPEHLEVIAYLCVGYVDEFPDEPELMQAGWSKRRPLSWVVHEETYGRRALPGEEPHDLLAETVAQIRPLDAKALGEAWERQKRMTKPAGALGMLEIISAQLAGLSRQCPPPIPEPAAVAIFAGDHGVHAQGVTPWPQEVTAQMVANFLGGGAVCNAFANQVGAEVCIVDVGVAADLPATPGLLPRKVRPGTADMTTGPALTREEVKQAIEVGIETARDLVAAGNKALLTGEMGIANTTASAALISVFTGTDPAEVTGRGTGINDETLARKTEVVRRAIELHQPDPADPIGVLAAIGGLEHAAMVGLLLGGASLRTPVILDGVSAGAAALVARAIAPEVLAACIAGHRSAEPGHVAALNKLGLRPLVDLDLRLGEGTGALLALPMVQSTARAMHEVATFDSAGVTEK from the coding sequence ATGACCGACACCGGCCAGGTCCCGGGCGAGGGGCAGCCGGAGAACGCAGGCATGGTGGAGCAGCCGGGCGTCGCCGCGCCCGGGGCGTACACCTACCTCTCCGAGACACCCGCCGAGGACGAAGACCTGCTGCTCCCCGGCGCCCAGGGCGCCTGGGGCAACGAGGTCCCCCCGCCCGCCCCCGAGCCGGTCGTCGAGGCCGTCCACGAGCCCGGCCCGCACGAGCTGGGCGGGCGGGACAGCGGCTCCGTCGACCTCGGCGGCGTCCGCCTGCCGAACCACACCCCGCCGACCGCGCCGACGACGCCGATCCCGCCGATCACCCCGCGCCGTCCGCTCCACCTCGGCCCGCCCATCCCCGACGCCTCCGCCAGCCCGGTCCGCTCCCTCGCCGACCGCGGGCCCGCGGGCGCACCGGTCCGTCAGCCCGGCCCGGCGACCACCGGCCCCGAGTACCTCGACGCCCCGCAGGTCGCCGCGCCGCAGGTCGCCGCGCCGTGGGGCGCGCAGGCCCCGGCGCCGGCCGCCCCCGAGGCGGCACCCGAGTCCGCACCCGTGGAAGCGGCCGCCCCCGCGGCACCCCTGCCTGAGCCCGCCGACGCGGCCCAGGCGACGATGGCCCGCCTCGCCACCCAGGCGGCGGTCCCGCCCGCCCAGGAAGCGGCGGCCCCCGCCACGGCACCGGAGGCCGCTCACCTCCCCGGCACCGGCACGCAGGTCCCGGACACCGCGCCCCACGCCGAGGCCCCGGAGGCCGCCGAAGGCGCGGCCCCGCCGGCCGCCGACGGCTCGCAGCCGGCCACGGACCCCACGGCCGGGACTCCCGCCGTCGCCGCCCCGGCCGGTGACGCCGGCGCGGCGTCCGCCGTGGCCCCGGTCGCCGAGGCGGGCGGGGAGGACCCGGCTGCCGCCCCCGTGGCGGACGCCGCTGCCGAGGCGCCCGCCGCAGTCGCCGAGGACGCCGCAGAGGCTCCCGCCCCGGCAGCCGTCGCGGACGACGCCGGCCAGGTGCCCGCCGAGGCCGGCGCGGACCAGGCTGCCGCCGCCACGCCCGTTCCGGCCGACACCGACCAGGCTCCCGCCGCCGCGCCGCTCCCCGCCGAGGCCCCCCAGGGCGCGGACGCCGTCCCCGCCGAGCAGGCCCTCGCCGCCGCGGAGGGTGACGTCCCCGTGGAGCAGACCGCTCCCGTGGCGGAAGGTGACGTTCCCGCCGAGCAGCCCCTCGTCGCTGCGGAGGGCGCCGTTCCCGCCGTGGAGGCGGAGCAGCCGCTGCCGCAGCCCGCCGAGCCGGTCCAGCCGCAGCCCGCCGAACCCGTACAGGGTCCGGTCGCCGTGCCGGTCCAGGATCAGGGTCCCGACGCCCCCTCCGAGGCGGCCCCCGCGCCCGAGTCGGTCCCCGCGCCCGAGGCGACCCCCGCGCCCGAGGCGGCGCAGGAGACCGCGGCGCCCGAGCGGCAGGCCGCTCCCGAGGCCCCCGGGGCGCCGGAGACAGCGGCACCCGCCGCGGTCCAGACGCCCGAGGCACCGGAAACCGCCGGGACGGCCGGGACGGAGACGCACCAGGCGCCCGCGCAGGCCGTGGCCGAGCAAGCACCGGTGACCGCCGATGAGCCGTTCGCACCGGAGGCCACCCCGCAGGTTCACGAGGGCCAGGAGGCCCCCGAGGCCGTCGTGCCCGGGGCAGCCCAGGCTCCCCAGCCCGTGACGCCCGAGGCGGCTCCCACCCCCGAGCCGACCGCCACCGAGACCTCGGAGACCTCCGAGACCTCGGAAGTCCCGGAGGCTGCCGAAGCCGTCGCCCCCGTCGCGCCGGCCCCGCAGGCGCCCACCGCCGCGCTCGCGGCGGAGGCCGTACCCACCCCCGCCCCGCAGCCCGCGGACGCGGCCCCGCAGCCGGCCCCCGAGCAGCCCACCCCGGCGGGCGCCGCGGACGTCACCGCCGGCTCCGCCGCCCCCGCGCCGGACGACCGGCCCGCGGCCCACCCCGAGGCGCCCGCCACCGAGGAGCCCGCCACCGAAGCGCCCGCGCCCGCCGCCGAGGCCCCCGCGACGGACCCCGCACCGGACGTTCCCGTGGCCGGCGTACCCGTGGCGGCCGCACCCCCCGCCGAGGCACCCGCGCCCGGCCCACAGCCCGTACCGGACTCCGCGCCGGCTCCCGCCGAGGACGGTCCCGCCCCCCAGCAGCCGCTCGGCCGGCTGGTCCCGGTGGACGGCACCGTGCCGGGCGCCCCCACCCCGCCGCACGGCGCGGTGGCGGTTCCGGACGGCCAGGCCGCGGTCCCGCCGCAGCCGCAGCCGCAGCCCGCCGTCACGGTCCCCGCGCCGCGCGAGGCGGAACCGGTGCCCGCCCCCGCGGCGGCGGAGGCGGACGCGGCACTCGTACAGCAGGCCGACGACCTGGACACCCGGGGCGCCGGCCAGGAAGACCAGGAAGCAGAGGGCACGGCCCCCGTGGCAGAAGCACGACAGTCCACCGGCCCCGCCGCGCCCGCCTACGACGACGCCGAGCGCGAGGCCGTCCTCAAGGTCATGCGCGAGCGGCGCGACATCCGCAACGGCTTCCGCAGCGACCCCATCCCGCACGAGGTGCTGCTGCGCGTCCTGGAGGCGGCCCACACCGCGCCCTCCGTGGGCCACTCGCAGCCCTGGGACTTCGTCGTCATCCGCTCGGCGGAGACCCGCCGCACGATGCACGAGCTGGCCATGCGCCAGCGGGAGGCGTACGCGAAGTCGCTGCCCAAGGGCCGGGCCAAGCAGTTCAAGGAACTGAAGATCGAGGCGATCCTCGACACCCCGGTGAACATCGTCGTCACCGCGGACCCGACCCGCGGCGGCCGTCACACCCTCGGCCGCCACACCCAGCCGCAGATGGCGCCGTACTCCGCCGCCCTCGCGGTGGAGAACCTGTGGCTCGCCGCCCGCGCGGAGGGCCTCGGGGTCGGCTGGGTCAGCTTCTTCGACGAGCGCGAGATGGTCCGTGCCCTCGACCTGCCCGAGCACCTGGAGGTCATCGCGTACCTGTGCGTCGGGTACGTCGACGAGTTCCCGGACGAGCCCGAGCTGATGCAGGCCGGCTGGTCCAAGCGCCGCCCGCTGTCCTGGGTGGTCCACGAGGAGACGTACGGCCGTCGCGCGCTGCCCGGCGAGGAGCCGCACGACCTGCTCGCGGAGACCGTCGCCCAGATCCGCCCGCTCGACGCGAAGGCGCTCGGCGAGGCGTGGGAGCGGCAGAAGCGGATGACGAAGCCGGCCGGCGCGCTCGGCATGCTGGAGATCATCTCCGCGCAGCTGGCCGGGCTGTCCCGCCAGTGCCCGCCGCCGATCCCGGAGCCCGCGGCCGTCGCGATCTTCGCCGGCGACCACGGTGTGCACGCCCAGGGCGTCACACCGTGGCCGCAGGAGGTCACCGCGCAGATGGTGGCGAACTTCCTCGGCGGGGGAGCGGTCTGCAACGCGTTCGCCAACCAGGTGGGCGCCGAGGTCTGCATCGTCGACGTCGGTGTCGCCGCCGACCTCCCGGCCACCCCCGGCCTGCTGCCCCGCAAGGTCCGGCCGGGCACGGCCGACATGACAACCGGCCCGGCGCTGACGCGCGAGGAGGTCAAGCAGGCCATCGAGGTCGGCATCGAGACCGCCCGTGACCTGGTCGCGGCCGGCAACAAGGCGCTGCTGACCGGCGAGATGGGCATCGCGAACACCACCGCCTCCGCCGCGCTGATCTCCGTCTTCACGGGCACCGACCCGGCCGAGGTGACCGGCCGCGGCACCGGCATCAACGACGAGACGCTGGCCCGCAAGACCGAGGTGGTGCGCCGCGCCATCGAACTGCACCAGCCGGACCCGGCCGACCCGATCGGCGTCCTCGCCGCGATCGGCGGCCTGGAGCACGCGGCCATGGTCGGCCTGCTCCTCGGCGGCGCCTCCCTGCGGACGCCGGTGATCCTCGACGGCGTCAGCGCGGGCGCCGCGGCCCTCGTGGCCCGCGCGATCGCGCCCGAGGTGCTGGCGGCCTGCATCGCGGGCCACCGCAGCGCGGAGCCCGGCCACGTGGCCGCCCTGAACAAGCTGGGCCTGCGCCCGCTGGTGGACCTCGACCTCCGGCTCGGCGAGGGCACCGGCGCCCTCCTGGCCCTGCCGATGGTCCAGAGCACGGCCCGGGCGATGCACGAGGTGGCGACGTTCGACTCGGCGGGCGTCACCGAGAAGTAG